The following coding sequences lie in one Pseudomonadota bacterium genomic window:
- a CDS encoding 50S ribosomal protein L25, producing MIDMHVGKLTAARRTGRGTGVARKLRQQGLVPAVLYGAGGESVALALSPAELHAALDPEKRENTLIALTIEATADAGAAAGGAAEQEQVLLKSYQVNQLSRAVTHVDFIRVRLDKPVRVRVPLVLEGRPEGLVLGGVLNQVFRELEVECPPDKIPARFVVDVSPLKVNDLFAVGQLALPEGVRVRMPAEQTLASVMVPRRGAETDAAAAGTAAEGAAEGGAAAPTAAAASSSPAKGGGKKAS from the coding sequence ATGATTGACATGCATGTCGGCAAATTGACGGCGGCGCGACGGACGGGGCGGGGCACGGGGGTGGCGCGAAAGCTGCGCCAGCAGGGCCTGGTGCCCGCGGTGCTCTACGGCGCCGGTGGCGAGAGTGTCGCCTTGGCACTCAGCCCCGCGGAGCTGCACGCCGCGCTCGATCCCGAGAAGCGCGAGAATACGCTGATCGCCCTGACGATCGAGGCTACCGCCGACGCTGGAGCCGCAGCAGGCGGAGCCGCCGAGCAGGAGCAGGTGCTGCTGAAGTCCTATCAGGTCAACCAGCTCAGCCGAGCGGTGACGCACGTCGACTTCATCCGCGTGCGGCTCGATAAGCCGGTGCGGGTGCGCGTGCCCCTCGTGCTCGAGGGGCGGCCCGAGGGCCTGGTGCTCGGCGGCGTCCTCAATCAGGTCTTCCGCGAGCTCGAGGTCGAGTGCCCACCCGACAAGATCCCGGCGCGCTTCGTGGTCGACGTTAGCCCCCTCAAGGTCAACGACCTCTTCGCTGTCGGTCAGCTCGCCCTACCGGAGGGTGTACGGGTCCGTATGCCAGCCGAGCAGACCCTGGCCAGCGTGATGGTGCCCCGGCGCGGCGCCGAGACCGACGCGGCGGCCGCCGGGACGGCTGCCGAGGGCGCGGCCGAAGGCGGAGCGGCGGCGCCCACAGCCGCTGCGGCCTCGTCGAGCCCGGCGAAGGGTGGCGGCAAGAAGGCCTCCTGA
- a CDS encoding ribose-phosphate pyrophosphokinase gives MLRSIAIFTGNANRALAEEICRHMEVPLGAARVTEFSDGESFVEIGENVRGANCFVVQPTCSPVNQNLMELLVMIDALKRASAGSIIAIAPYFGYGRQDRKVKPRTPISAKLVADLITAAGANRMLSMDLHAGQIQGFFNIPFDHLFSMPVLIDYLRERLYGQEVVVVSPDAGGVERARAFAKRLGASLAIIDKRRDAPNVSQAMNLIGDVRGKDAVIVDDMIDTAGTLAQAAEIAMANGANRVLATAAHGVLSGPALTRIAASPLSEVVITNSIPLALGKPGTEKLKVLSVAKLLAEAIKRIHHGDSISSLFM, from the coding sequence ATGCTCAGGTCTATCGCGATCTTCACCGGAAATGCGAACCGGGCGCTGGCTGAGGAGATCTGTCGGCACATGGAGGTGCCGCTGGGCGCCGCGCGGGTGACCGAGTTCTCGGACGGCGAATCCTTCGTCGAGATCGGCGAGAACGTGCGCGGCGCCAACTGCTTCGTCGTGCAGCCGACCTGCTCCCCCGTCAACCAAAACCTGATGGAGCTGCTGGTGATGATCGACGCGCTCAAGCGCGCGTCGGCCGGCTCGATCATCGCAATCGCTCCCTACTTCGGCTACGGGCGCCAGGACCGCAAGGTCAAGCCCCGCACGCCGATCTCCGCCAAGCTAGTTGCGGATCTGATCACGGCTGCGGGCGCCAATCGTATGTTGTCGATGGACCTCCACGCCGGACAGATCCAGGGTTTCTTCAATATCCCCTTCGATCACCTCTTCTCGATGCCGGTCTTGATCGACTACCTGCGCGAGCGCCTCTACGGGCAGGAGGTCGTCGTCGTCTCGCCGGATGCCGGCGGCGTCGAGCGCGCGCGGGCGTTCGCGAAGCGGCTCGGCGCCTCGCTGGCGATCATCGACAAGCGGCGCGACGCGCCGAATGTCAGCCAGGCGATGAACCTGATCGGTGACGTGCGCGGCAAGGATGCGGTGATCGTCGACGACATGATCGACACCGCAGGCACGCTGGCGCAGGCCGCCGAGATCGCGATGGCGAATGGCGCCAATCGCGTGCTGGCGACAGCGGCGCATGGCGTGCTTTCTGGTCCTGCGCTGACGCGCATCGCGGCCTCGCCCTTGTCGGAGGTGGTCATCACCAACTCGATCCCGTTGGCGCTCGGAAAGCCCGGGACCGAGAAGCTCAAGGTGCTTTCGGTGGCCAAGCTCCTGGCCGAGGCGATCAAGCGCATTCACCACGGAGACTCGATCAGCTCGTTGTTCATGTGA
- a CDS encoding aminoacyl-tRNA hydrolase, with product MVRWLVVGLGNPGGRYAESRHNVGFRAVERLASDAGLTWRGAPRLDADAAVGTLAGGAAAVLLKPLTFMNLSGQSVGAAARFYRVELSQLLVLHDDIDLPLGRLRVKRGGGDGGHRGIRSIIELLGSGDFFRVRIGVGRPRVGEVVDHVLGGFQPADRPLLDRLLLRAANATTLLLREGLSAAMNRHNRAADEDPTAPAD from the coding sequence ATCGTGCGCTGGCTGGTCGTCGGCCTGGGCAATCCGGGTGGCCGCTACGCCGAGAGTCGGCACAACGTCGGGTTTCGCGCCGTCGAGCGCCTGGCCTCGGATGCAGGCTTGACCTGGCGCGGCGCGCCGCGCCTCGATGCCGACGCCGCGGTCGGGACCCTCGCCGGGGGGGCCGCCGCGGTCCTGCTCAAACCGCTCACCTTCATGAACCTGAGCGGTCAGAGCGTCGGCGCGGCGGCGCGCTTCTACCGCGTCGAGCTCAGTCAGCTGCTGGTCCTGCACGATGACATCGACCTGCCGCTCGGCCGGCTTCGCGTCAAGCGCGGGGGCGGCGACGGCGGCCATCGTGGCATTCGTTCGATCATCGAGCTGCTGGGCAGCGGGGACTTCTTCCGCGTGAGGATCGGCGTCGGACGCCCGCGCGTCGGCGAGGTCGTCGATCACGTCCTCGGCGGCTTTCAACCCGCCGATCGCCCCCTGCTCGACCGCCTGCTGCTCCGCGCTGCCAACGCCACGACGCTGTTGCTGCGCGAGGGTCTCAGCGCCGCGATGAACCGCCACAACCGCGCAGCCGACGAGGATCCGACGGCCCCGGCTGATTGA
- a CDS encoding 4-(cytidine 5'-diphospho)-2-C-methyl-D-erythritol kinase, whose amino-acid sequence MSPTLDLTLRAPAKINLSLRVLGRRADGYHELDSVFVPLSLADTIELRCEPATRTTITCVCPEHPELDGLQNLAARAAQRYLDAIGVRAAVGLRLTKRIWAAAGLGGGSSDGAAVLRALDAHHAALGAGMAPAALAALALELGADLPFFLQPRVARARGVGEALTPFSGLPPLHLVLLNPGLPLPTAAVYAALGLARGERAPTPPTLVPPTGSLTSVLPWITNDLEAPAIRLCPPVADLKRLLHAAGAHAASMTGSGPTVFGLFESADRARAVAAELAVSAGIPALAVRAGELDSEASDPL is encoded by the coding sequence ATGTCGCCAACTCTGGACCTCACGCTGCGCGCTCCCGCCAAGATCAATCTCTCGCTGCGGGTGCTGGGGCGTCGCGCCGATGGCTACCATGAGCTCGACAGTGTCTTTGTGCCGCTCAGCCTCGCCGATACGATCGAGCTGCGCTGCGAGCCGGCGACGCGGACGACGATTACCTGTGTCTGCCCCGAGCACCCCGAGCTCGATGGGCTACAGAACCTCGCTGCGCGAGCGGCGCAACGCTATCTCGATGCCATTGGTGTGCGCGCGGCCGTCGGTCTGCGCCTCACCAAGCGGATCTGGGCCGCGGCCGGTCTCGGTGGTGGTTCCAGCGACGGGGCCGCCGTCCTGCGGGCGCTCGATGCCCACCACGCCGCCCTCGGGGCCGGGATGGCGCCGGCGGCGCTGGCGGCGCTGGCGCTCGAGCTGGGCGCCGACCTGCCCTTCTTCTTGCAGCCGCGGGTCGCGCGAGCGCGCGGCGTCGGTGAGGCGCTGACGCCCTTTTCCGGCCTGCCGCCGCTGCATCTGGTGCTGCTCAATCCGGGGCTGCCGCTCCCGACCGCCGCGGTCTACGCTGCCCTCGGCCTGGCGCGCGGCGAGCGTGCGCCCACGCCGCCGACGCTCGTGCCGCCGACGGGATCCTTGACCTCGGTCCTGCCCTGGATCACGAACGATCTCGAAGCGCCCGCGATCCGGCTCTGTCCCCCGGTCGCCGACCTCAAGCGGCTGCTCCACGCAGCGGGCGCTCATGCGGCCTCGATGACCGGCAGTGGCCCAACGGTTTTCGGCCTCTTCGAGAGCGCCGATCGGGCTCGCGCCGTGGCCGCCGAATTGGCAGTTTCCGCAGGTATTCCGGCGCTTGCCGTGCGTGCCGGCGAGCTTGACAGCGAGGCAAGCGATCCCCTATAA